The Halichoerus grypus chromosome 15, mHalGry1.hap1.1, whole genome shotgun sequence genome includes a window with the following:
- the CEBPG gene encoding CCAAT/enhancer-binding protein gamma, with the protein MSKIAQQNSTPGISVIHTQAHAGGLQQVPQLVPAGPGGGGKAVPPSKQSKKSSPMDRNSDEYRQRRERNNMAVKKSRLKSKQKAQDTLQRVNQLKEENERLEAKIKLLTKELSVLKDLFLEHAHNLADNVQPTSTENTTSDNAGQ; encoded by the coding sequence ATGAGCAAGATAGCCCAGCAGAACAGTACTCCGGGAATAAGTGTTATTCATACTCAGGCTCATGCCGGCGGCTTACAGCAGGTTCCTCAGCTGGTGCCTGCTGGCCCGGGGGGAGGAGGCAAAGCCGTGCCCCCAAGCAAGCAAAGCAAAAAGAGTTCGCCCATGGATCGCAACAGTGATGAGTATCGTCAGCGCAGAGAGAGGAACAACATGGCTGTGAAAAAGAGCCGGTTGAAAAGCAAGCAGAAAGCACAGGATACACTGCAGAGAGTGAATCAGCTCAAAGAAGAGAATGAACGTTTGGAAGCAAAAATTAAATTGCTGACTAAGGAATTAAGTGTATTGAAAGATTTGTTTCTTGAGCACGCACACAACCTTGCAGATAACGTGCAACCCACTAGCACTGAAAATACAACTTCTGATAATGCAGGACAGTAG